The following are encoded in a window of Microbacterium sp. LWO13-1.2 genomic DNA:
- a CDS encoding 3-isopropylmalate dehydrogenase, which produces MSRVVKLAVIPGDGIGPEVVAEAEKVLDAVTAGSGVSFDKTRFSLGAARFLETGDTLTDDDLEAIAAHDAILLGAVGGTPGDPRLKDANIERGLLLKLRFTLDHYVNLRPSKLFLGAPGPLANPGAIDFVVVREGTEGPYVGNGGAIRKGTPHEVANETSVNTAFGVERVVRYAFDLAERRRKKITLVHKTNVLVHAGGIWQRVVNEVAAEHPDVTVDYLHVDAATIFLVTDPSRFDVIVTDNLFGDILTDLAGAVTGGIGLAASGNINPDGAFPSMFEPVHGSAPDIAGQQKADPTAAILSIALLLDHLGLVEESLRVSEAVEADIAARDGAPRTTADIGSAITALL; this is translated from the coding sequence ATGTCGCGTGTCGTGAAGCTGGCCGTCATCCCGGGTGACGGCATCGGCCCCGAGGTCGTCGCCGAAGCCGAGAAGGTGCTCGATGCCGTCACCGCAGGCAGCGGCGTCAGCTTCGACAAGACCCGCTTCTCGCTGGGCGCTGCGCGCTTCCTCGAGACCGGCGACACCCTGACGGACGATGATCTCGAAGCCATCGCCGCGCACGACGCGATCTTGCTGGGGGCCGTCGGCGGCACCCCGGGCGACCCCCGGCTGAAGGACGCCAACATCGAGCGCGGCCTGCTTCTGAAGCTGCGCTTCACGCTCGACCACTATGTGAATCTGCGTCCTTCGAAGCTGTTCCTCGGGGCTCCCGGGCCCCTCGCGAACCCCGGAGCGATCGATTTCGTCGTCGTCCGGGAGGGCACAGAAGGACCGTACGTCGGCAACGGGGGCGCGATCCGCAAGGGAACGCCCCATGAGGTCGCGAACGAGACCTCGGTGAACACGGCATTCGGCGTCGAGCGGGTCGTCCGCTACGCGTTCGACCTCGCCGAGCGTCGACGCAAGAAGATCACCCTCGTGCACAAGACCAACGTCCTGGTGCACGCCGGGGGCATCTGGCAGCGCGTCGTGAACGAGGTCGCCGCCGAGCATCCGGATGTCACTGTCGACTACCTGCACGTGGATGCGGCGACGATCTTCCTCGTGACCGACCCCTCTCGGTTCGACGTCATCGTCACGGACAACCTGTTCGGCGACATCCTCACGGACCTCGCCGGAGCGGTCACCGGAGGCATCGGCCTCGCTGCCTCCGGGAACATCAACCCCGACGGCGCGTTCCCGTCGATGTTCGAGCCCGTGCACGGTTCGGCTCCCGACATCGCGGGGCAGCAGAAGGCGGACCCGACGGCGGCGATCCTCTCGATCGCGCTGCTGCTCGACCACCTCGGTCTCGTGGAGGAGTCCCTGCGGGTCAGCGAGGCCGTCGAGGCCGATATCGCCGCACGCGACGGCGCGCCGCGCACCACGGCGGACATCGGTTCCGCGATCACTGCTCTGCTCTGA